A stretch of the Tautonia marina genome encodes the following:
- a CDS encoding PPC domain-containing protein: MSRSRPKGPAERRARRFRWLAPMMAVAWVGGGIAASVVEAQMPKHRLDVLFPPGGQRGEAVEVRLVGAEMESASGLWFDHPGITTERVEGDASPPRFRVTIGPEVPLGLHDVRVVGPLGVSNPKAFVVGQRPEGIEQEPNNGPAETGTMSVGQVVNGQIDGATDVDWFSFEGKADQRILIDLAAVRIDSRLDGEIRLYDLDGRELAYGHGTVKHDPLIDTVLPGDGTYRVEVRDVIYAGSPQHVYRLTVHDGPHVDAVVPRAVEAGSTVEVTLLGRNLGGEPSGTILPDGQALERLTVTITAPPELQIDPDRPGVGLTTSPGGGIPGFWFVPETDRGAANPLFLAKALGPVVVEEGPSDRDEPMTIVPPCDLSGDFREVDDEDVFRFEATKGQVWMIEVLADRIGSPVDATVLVQRVMEDGSLRDIIEADDQGDPGTGNRFGTGTVDPVVRFEAPDDGTYQVTVGDLYNAREVDPTAVYRLVVRPQQPEFRLFAAPNDPGNPEGLTLLSGGRSVAYVLAHRFDGLAGPIRVEAEGLPAGVSSDPVVIASDQVQAPMIFNASAGAPPKLGTVRLVGRRLGEDGEPVDEPPRVAVAGTITRPPPGGNAPTPARVTRGLVMALRPEAATRLSVVPNAVTVAQGGSFELTARITRSEGVQGEFQITPDALPNNLAIANAKIEAEKDTVAVPVTVAENVQPGVYTIFLRAGGKATVADPRNPEATMEANLSEPSNPIILTVRPKEQ, translated from the coding sequence ATGAGCCGATCCCGCCCGAAGGGGCCCGCCGAGCGACGGGCCAGACGATTTCGGTGGCTTGCGCCGATGATGGCGGTGGCATGGGTGGGCGGAGGGATCGCGGCCTCGGTGGTCGAGGCGCAGATGCCGAAACATCGGCTCGATGTGCTGTTCCCGCCGGGAGGTCAGCGGGGAGAGGCGGTCGAGGTCAGGCTCGTGGGGGCGGAGATGGAGTCGGCCTCGGGGCTCTGGTTCGATCATCCGGGGATCACGACCGAGCGGGTTGAGGGGGATGCCTCGCCGCCGAGGTTCCGGGTGACGATCGGGCCTGAGGTGCCGCTGGGCCTGCACGATGTGCGGGTGGTCGGTCCGCTGGGGGTGAGCAACCCGAAGGCGTTTGTGGTCGGGCAGCGGCCGGAGGGGATCGAGCAGGAGCCGAACAACGGACCGGCCGAGACGGGAACGATGAGTGTCGGTCAGGTGGTCAACGGTCAGATCGACGGCGCGACCGATGTGGATTGGTTCAGCTTCGAGGGGAAGGCGGATCAACGCATTCTGATCGACCTGGCCGCGGTGCGGATCGACAGCCGGCTGGATGGGGAAATCCGCCTGTACGACCTCGACGGCCGGGAGCTGGCGTATGGGCACGGCACGGTCAAGCACGACCCCTTGATTGACACGGTCTTGCCGGGGGATGGGACGTACCGGGTCGAGGTCCGGGATGTGATCTACGCGGGATCACCGCAGCATGTGTATCGACTGACGGTGCATGACGGCCCTCACGTCGATGCCGTGGTGCCGAGGGCGGTGGAAGCGGGATCGACGGTCGAGGTGACGTTGCTCGGCCGGAACCTGGGGGGGGAGCCGTCGGGAACGATCTTGCCCGACGGGCAGGCGCTGGAGCGGTTGACCGTGACGATCACCGCGCCCCCGGAGTTGCAGATCGACCCGGATCGTCCCGGCGTGGGTCTGACGACCAGTCCGGGAGGGGGAATTCCGGGGTTCTGGTTCGTGCCGGAAACGGATCGAGGGGCCGCCAACCCGCTCTTTCTGGCCAAGGCGCTGGGGCCGGTGGTGGTTGAGGAGGGGCCGAGCGATCGAGACGAACCCATGACGATCGTGCCGCCGTGCGACCTCTCGGGAGATTTCCGGGAGGTGGACGACGAGGACGTGTTTCGGTTCGAGGCGACCAAGGGGCAAGTCTGGATGATCGAGGTGCTGGCCGATCGGATCGGCTCGCCCGTCGATGCCACCGTGCTGGTGCAGCGGGTGATGGAGGACGGCTCGCTCCGGGACATCATTGAGGCCGACGACCAGGGAGACCCCGGCACCGGCAACCGCTTCGGCACGGGGACGGTGGACCCGGTGGTGCGGTTCGAGGCGCCGGACGACGGGACGTATCAAGTCACCGTCGGCGACCTGTACAACGCCCGAGAGGTGGACCCGACGGCCGTGTATCGGCTGGTGGTGCGTCCGCAGCAGCCCGAGTTCCGCCTGTTCGCCGCGCCGAACGATCCGGGGAATCCGGAAGGACTGACGCTCTTGAGCGGGGGGCGATCGGTGGCGTATGTGCTGGCGCATCGATTTGATGGGCTGGCCGGTCCGATTCGGGTCGAGGCGGAGGGGTTGCCGGCGGGGGTGTCGAGCGATCCGGTGGTGATTGCGAGCGATCAGGTGCAAGCGCCGATGATCTTCAATGCGTCGGCCGGAGCGCCGCCGAAGCTGGGAACGGTGCGATTGGTGGGGCGTCGGCTCGGTGAAGACGGCGAGCCGGTGGACGAACCGCCTCGCGTGGCGGTGGCGGGGACGATCACCCGACCTCCACCGGGGGGGAATGCCCCGACCCCGGCTCGGGTGACCCGAGGGCTGGTGATGGCGTTGCGTCCGGAGGCGGCAACCCGGCTCTCGGTGGTTCCGAACGCGGTGACGGTGGCGCAGGGCGGATCGTTCGAGCTGACGGCCCGCATCACCCGAAGCGAGGGGGTGCAAGGAGAGTTTCAGATTACTCCCGACGCCTTGCCGAACAACCTGGCGATCGCCAACGCGAAGATCGAGGCCGAAAAGGACACAGTTGCGGTGCCCGTGACGGTGGCCGAAAACGTGCAGCCGGGCGTTTATACGATTTTCCTCCGCGCCGGGGGGAAGGCGACCGTGGCCGACCCGCGCAATCCCGAAGCGACGATGGAGGCGAACCTGAGTGAGCCGTCGAACCCGATCATCTTGACCGTCCGACCGAAGGAGCAATGA
- a CDS encoding histidine kinase dimerization/phospho-acceptor domain-containing protein, with protein sequence MSDSDSVREVVHELRNRLSAIASAATAIRKSHFEKELGEEMLDIIRNNVEQATASLNTLDQLGTRSNS encoded by the coding sequence ATGAGCGATTCCGATTCTGTCCGAGAGGTGGTGCATGAGCTTCGCAATCGGCTCAGTGCCATTGCGTCGGCCGCGACCGCAATCCGGAAATCCCATTTTGAGAAAGAGCTTGGCGAGGAGATGCTCGACATCATCCGCAACAACGTGGAGCAGGCCACGGCCTCACTCAACACGCTGGACCAGCTGGGAACCCGAAGCAACTCCTGA
- a CDS encoding extracellular solute-binding protein → MRHRAGERLVIGLLAVGMIVSTGCNRGGSDPAELIEPFRGIGLRVAVLGEPLLAEMLDDRRGEWERSRGGTVTIEAAPDLQATEGADVIVFPGDQLGSLIDADRLRVLPESLVSPPDRSADPDEEPPVDAPVGSELAFAQVFDVYREQVSKYGDDRVALPLGGSALVLVYRVEALQGDDLAAEAEAAGVSLEPPTTWEQLDDLARFLHGRDWNADGQPDAGISLAFGPDEAEHLGAETFLARSAALGLHRDYFSLLFDPDSMAARLTEPPFVEALDTLLALQDAGPEGVASFDAEAARSAFRTGSVALLIDRAERYASWLEEGDEAELGVARLPGSARMFEANRSAYDPADPPNRPGFLPGGGGWLVGVSSATAHAEAAEDFARYLIEPDTAARLRVDLRVPMLPVRSPLVGQGPPLDRDLPGLSRRDWSDAVSRTLLADRVLIGPRIPGASGYLDDLSRAIASAATGDVSPADALQSAADAWDARSRDLGLDRQKWHYRRSLNAFATSDQPPPR, encoded by the coding sequence ATGCGACATCGGGCAGGGGAACGTCTGGTCATCGGCCTCCTGGCCGTCGGCATGATCGTCTCGACGGGCTGCAATCGGGGGGGCTCCGATCCGGCCGAGCTGATCGAGCCCTTCCGCGGCATCGGGCTTCGGGTCGCCGTGCTGGGCGAGCCGCTCCTCGCCGAGATGCTCGACGACCGCCGAGGCGAATGGGAACGCAGTCGAGGCGGCACCGTCACCATCGAGGCCGCCCCTGACCTTCAGGCCACCGAGGGAGCCGACGTCATCGTCTTTCCCGGCGATCAGCTCGGCAGCTTGATCGACGCCGATCGCCTCCGCGTCCTGCCCGAATCCCTCGTCTCCCCCCCCGATCGCTCGGCCGACCCCGACGAAGAGCCCCCCGTCGATGCCCCGGTCGGATCGGAGCTCGCCTTCGCTCAGGTCTTCGACGTGTACCGGGAGCAGGTGTCGAAGTACGGTGACGATCGGGTCGCCCTTCCCCTGGGCGGCTCGGCCCTGGTCCTGGTCTACCGGGTCGAGGCGCTGCAAGGAGACGACCTCGCCGCCGAGGCCGAGGCCGCCGGCGTCAGCCTCGAACCGCCGACCACCTGGGAGCAGCTCGACGACCTCGCCCGCTTCCTCCACGGCCGCGACTGGAACGCCGACGGCCAGCCCGACGCCGGGATCAGCCTCGCCTTCGGCCCCGATGAGGCCGAGCACCTCGGCGCCGAAACCTTCCTGGCCCGATCCGCCGCCCTCGGCCTGCACCGCGACTACTTCTCCCTGCTGTTCGACCCCGACTCGATGGCCGCCCGCCTCACCGAGCCCCCCTTCGTCGAGGCCCTCGACACCCTCCTGGCCCTTCAAGACGCCGGGCCGGAAGGGGTGGCCTCGTTCGACGCCGAGGCCGCCCGCTCGGCCTTCCGCACCGGCTCGGTCGCCTTGCTGATCGACCGCGCCGAACGGTACGCGTCGTGGCTGGAGGAAGGGGACGAGGCCGAGCTGGGCGTGGCCCGCCTGCCCGGCTCCGCTCGCATGTTCGAGGCGAACCGGTCGGCCTACGATCCGGCCGACCCCCCGAACCGCCCCGGCTTCCTGCCCGGCGGCGGCGGCTGGCTCGTGGGGGTGTCCTCCGCAACCGCCCACGCCGAGGCCGCCGAGGACTTCGCCCGCTACCTGATCGAGCCCGACACCGCCGCCCGGCTTCGGGTCGATCTGCGGGTGCCGATGCTCCCGGTCCGCTCCCCCCTGGTCGGCCAGGGGCCTCCGCTCGATCGAGACCTGCCCGGCCTGAGCCGTCGCGACTGGTCCGACGCCGTCTCGCGGACCCTGCTGGCCGATCGTGTCCTGATTGGCCCGCGCATTCCCGGCGCCTCGGGCTACCTCGACGACCTCTCCCGGGCGATCGCCTCGGCCGCGACCGGCGACGTTTCCCCCGCCGACGCCCTGCAATCGGCCGCCGACGCCTGGGACGCCCGCTCCCGAGACCTTGGCCTCGACCGCCAGAAGTGGCACTATCGCCGCAGTCTCAATGCCTTCGCCACTTCCGACCAGCCTCCTCCCCGCTGA